In Acidobacteriota bacterium, one genomic interval encodes:
- a CDS encoding RNA methyltransferase, with amino-acid sequence MPDLGRIAIVLVETSSPGNLGSVARVMKNMGMGRLVLVDCKADLSEEARQRARGADDLLENAVRTSGLASALESFHLSVATSSRTVRWFDRSLQPREMAAELQALAPGHEVAILFGPERTGLTNEHLQYCHWQVRIPTVPGFSSLNLAHAVAIVAYELSQGLSAPPSKGVRGLAELGQTETFSQDLEGCLKEIQFLKKQNPREIMMTLRQLLARASPDDRDIRILRGILRQWKWYARSRGMQEGTRRGAEYTGS; translated from the coding sequence ATGCCTGATCTCGGCCGCATTGCCATTGTGCTGGTGGAGACCAGCTCCCCGGGAAACCTGGGCTCGGTGGCCCGTGTCATGAAGAACATGGGTATGGGTCGACTCGTCCTGGTCGACTGCAAAGCTGATCTGAGCGAGGAAGCCCGGCAACGGGCCCGGGGAGCCGACGACCTGTTGGAAAATGCCGTACGGACCAGCGGGCTTGCCTCGGCGCTGGAGTCCTTTCACCTGAGCGTAGCCACCAGCTCGCGGACGGTTCGATGGTTCGATCGATCCCTGCAGCCTCGGGAGATGGCAGCCGAGCTGCAGGCGCTGGCCCCCGGGCACGAGGTTGCCATCCTCTTCGGGCCCGAACGCACCGGACTGACCAATGAGCATTTGCAGTACTGCCACTGGCAGGTGAGGATTCCCACCGTCCCCGGATTCTCATCTCTCAACCTGGCCCATGCCGTGGCTATCGTGGCCTACGAGCTTTCCCAAGGACTCTCGGCACCTCCTTCCAAAGGGGTTCGGGGGCTGGCGGAACTGGGTCAAACAGAGACCTTCTCTCAAGATCTGGAAGGATGTCTGAAAGAAATCCAGTTCCTCAAGAAGCAGAATCCCCGGGAAATCATGATGACCCTGCGTCAATTGCTGGCACGGGCTTCACCCGACGATCGCGACATCCGCATTCTGAGGGGAATCCTGAGGCAGTGGAAGTGGTACGCCCGGAGTAGGGGGATGCAAGAAGGGACACGAAGGGGGGCTGAGTATACTGGGTCATGA